A stretch of Acipenser ruthenus chromosome 1, fAciRut3.2 maternal haplotype, whole genome shotgun sequence DNA encodes these proteins:
- the LOC131740200 gene encoding zinc finger protein 20-like → MLSWKCYNCERCGSDFASPTALKQHFRARHAGKEMCDRCGSEVAREKLQEHKQVAHYEETHGAQKPLVRAAPLRRESRFLASETSVTCRMCRRAFGTSFGREQHERQDHHFTASKRGKDGKGAPHRLQYSEGVFHSLLLCHSIVSHLYQTRMHQIGRCSGSRMSTGFSPNNIVDMRSSQQLRQFVETRLRPESGLMKTACAGEVEALVELIEQCCPVPVSRVVKVREPHVCLH, encoded by the exons ATGCTCTCTTGGAAGTGTTATAATTGTGAGCGGTGTGGCAGTGACTTCGCCAGCCCCACGGCTCTAAAGCAGCACTTCAGAGCTCGGCACGCCGGCAAGGAGATGTGTGACCGGTGTGGGAGTGAAGTTGCGAGAGAGAAGCTGCAGGAACACAAGCAG GTGGCTCACTATGAAGAGACACATGGAGCCCAGAAGCCTTTGGTCAGGGCTGCCCCGCTGCGGAGAGAGTCCCGCTTCCTGGCTTCCGAGACCTCAGTCACCTGCAGGATGTGCCGGAGAGCTTTTGGGACCAGTTTTGGCAGAGAGCAACATGAGAGGCAAGATCATCATTTCACTGCCAGCAAAAGAGGTAAGGATGGGAAAGGAGCTCCACACAGACTCCAGTACAGTGAGGGTGTATTCCATAGCCTGCTGCTCTGTCACTCCATTGTCAGCCACCTCTACCAGACAAGAATGCATCAGATTGGTCGCTGTTCTGGCT CTAGAATGTCCACAGGGTTTTCACCAAACAACATAGTGGATATGAGAAGCTCCCAGCAGCTTAGGCAGTTTGTAGAAACACGGCTCAGACCAGAGTCAGGGCTGATGAAGACAGCCTGTGCTGGAGAAGTGGAGGCGCTGGTGGAGCTGATTGAACAGTGCTGCCCGGTGCCTGTCTCCCGCGTGGTCAAGGTGAGGGAGCCACACGTCTGCCTGCATTGA